The Hippoglossus hippoglossus isolate fHipHip1 chromosome 24, fHipHip1.pri, whole genome shotgun sequence genomic interval CgctgcttctcctctttgtcGCCGGCCTTGTTGCCGGCGTCCCCGTGCCGGTTGTTGGAAGGGTTGTTGAGAAACATCTTGTCGAGTCCTTTGAGAGCCTCGTTGAGGTAGTTCTGGAGGGTGGTGAGCGCGGCGCAGAGGGCGGGCGAGCCAAAGCCGTGCGTGATGAAGGAGAAGTGGGAGAGGCAGCTCTGGATGCCGGGCTCCAGGATGGGCGAGGGCCGGGAGTTGCCCAGGGGAGTCCTGTCCTGGGCCAGCAGGTCTGTGAACTCCTTACACAGCTGTCTGCAGGGGGAGAAGACAACAGGACGTCAGGCTGGAGAAAGGCTTTGAGAAGATACTGCTGCTGATAACTGCCACTGTTCAGTCAGGTGGCAGTTAATCATAATGAGGTTTATCCTGCGTTTGCTGGAGTGTTATTACCGGAAACCCAATGTAGACAACATCATATTAAAATCTCCCCCAAAAGCAAGGATTCTACCAACTGCCCCCAAAACGTTACCTGCACACAATCTGACTTGAGTTTATTAATTTGAGTTTGATGGTTTTTTTTGTAGGAATTTGCAGCGTTTTATCAAATAAGACCTCACGTTTACCTGCTGCTCTATCAGGGCCTGTATCGATAAATCTGAGCCTCGGGTTAACACGGTTAATCCAGCCCAGGGATTTACTTTTGCAACATTGCAGGGAATTTATCCTAAATATCTTATAAATGTATTAGTTGTAGTGGTGAGGACATTTTGCAGCATCACCTGCAGATGTTGTTGAACTGCTAACTGAACCTACACTGAGCATGTATGTTATAATCTCACATTTCTCTGAGGCTCTGATTGAGGAAGCACATTCaatttgagctgcattttagtGCGATCTTATTTTGTTCTCATTTCCCCCGTcctataaaaacaaactcagccgagcagattaaaaaacaattgCAGTGTCAGGGACGATACAGAGATAATAGATTAGGATAAAGAACGATGTCGTGTAACACAACAATTGATTCTCAAATAATATCACACGTGACTCAGGCTGTGCTTCCTGAATGGAGTTAAGTGGATTCCAGAGTAAAAGCAGTGATTTCTCCAGACTTCAGCTGTCGTTAGgtgggaaaagaagaaaaggcagaaagacccccccccccccccatctatTCATTGAGAACTTTGAGTTTTGAGTTTATTGAGTCACATGGTGAAAACAGACAAACCTCCTCTGAGAGAAAACTGAGATTATTCTGAACACTAGACACAGAAATAACCTCTAAattaaggaggttatgttttcattactgtttttctttttgcaggattacgcaaaaaatgCTAATCTGATTTTGTTGAATTTTGGTGGAAGGCCAAGAAAAAAACTTTAAGATTGCCAGATAGgacatttttgttaatttctcacGAAATAATGCACAAACTAAAGAAGATGTGggaaaatatagaatataactATGAACAGGTGAAATCTGGTGAAGATCCAAATAATAACACAGATTATTTTCAGAGAGGGGATCTTTATTCAATCACTTTTACGGATATTATACGAACCTGCAACTAAAATGTCTGTGTACCTGCTTTATGCATCTGATAATATGGTGATGAAATAGCCAATCAGCCTCAGCAGATGTAGAGTTAGGGGCCAATCTAAGTTCTATTTTATTCCGTCCTCTTGCACTTATTCAGCTTTTGTATTTGAAAGGCTTGAAATTTACAAGAATATTTCACTGTCAGCACAGAAGAGGATTTTATGTCAAATACAGAAAATCTAAAAGCAAACAAATTCTAATTTCCCAGGTGGACTTGcatgaaataaagagaaactcCCCCCTGATACTTTCCCTGACGTCCCTTTTCGGTGACTTCCCTTTATCGTCTTCTTCGTGATgttgtgtaatttgtttttgttccctCGGCCTCCTTCTATCTAAAATAATCACAGAGTCTGATGCAATCGGCGGCTGTGGAGCACAGAGATACGTGGACAGAGTGGAAGCCCCACGAGAGGCGAGGATTTCATTCCCCCTCCTGGAACTGGATTATGGGAAACTGAGACAAGTGTCCATGCGGCGTGTGATGCTTCTTTATTTAACGTTAACGCGGCTGCACTTTGACATCTGGCGTTTgggaggaggttgtgtttttgttggtttgtttgtttgttagcaggattacgcaaaaactactgaaccgaaATGaaatttttaattaaacattgcGAAATAGGGcgttcattttttttcttattcaacattttcgttgatttctcagaatagTTAAAGGATCTTGATGTTTAGGCGACTGAATCtatgagcgtgtgcaatttggtgcagatccaaatacaaatcttgatctagtgaatttaaatgtggtttcataaggtgactgttgggccttggagtTATGATCTATAGTCTGAagcatgtctctctctgtggacgTATTTTCTCAGACTCCATTGGACGCTTTAACCCTAAATATCTTCcaggaataaagaaaaatgctCCTTTAAATACCCAGAATGCACAAAACACTAATGccaaggtttaaaaaaaaatctggacaGTGTCAGGCCTCCACATTAAAAAGCAAATCTTTAATTGTTAACCTTTCATTTTTCGAGGGCCGATCATCAAACGCATCGTCATTCTTCACTACATGTGAGTGCAtcagtaaaagaaaatcacctcttcacctttttttctccttgttaaATCTCATCATCTGATTTTAGGCCCACGTTTTTATATTCAGCAgacccatctctctctctcacacacacacacacacacacacacacacacacacacacacacacacacactcacacacacacacacacacccaggcaCCGCGAGGCCTAAGGGCAGAGCTCTAGCAAATGAGTGACAGGCTGTGCAGGCCGAGCCCAGCTGGGGTTAGGGGAGTAGAGAGGAGAAGCCGCCACCCCGGGCTACACTCCGGGCTCTCGCTGTTGTTTTCTGGCGACTTGAAACACTTCACTGCTAAATAATGAATTTCTAACAGGCAGCACCGACACCCCGTATTGGAACAGGTTTGAATCTGAGCATCAAACATCCACCACCGAACACACCCTACGTACcgagcaccacacacacacacacacacacacactgtcagacagGCAGATGGTTTATGCAGTGCAGGCCGGCAGACAGCACTATTTATGCAAGCTAAAAATACAAGCGTCCTAAAGGGATCTTTGTTAGAACCGCCTAAAACTCACTCTGGGACGAATGGACGCAGATTAGAACGACTCACTAATCAGCAGATTGCAAAAAAATGGACAAATCTTAGGATTGATCCACTTCACCACTGCTCCCCTGGTTCCTTTAAAGAAACCCATCCTGCTCAGTGTCTATCTGGGATCCGATTCCACACTTAAACGGCCATAAAAATGGATTAATGTAAGTAAATGGGTCGATCCTCTAAGAGAGAGAGTTCAAACCCACACTTCTAACCTTGTATTTTATAAACGTCTGAGCTGCACAGGCCACATTAAAGTGTCCAGCTTCCAGAACAGTAAAGGTTAACCTGTGTGAGGGATTAGGTTTAGTAGTAGTCGTGACCCACTGATGAGTTCATATCAGAAGGTGAACATCTTATTTCTGCTCCCACGGAATTTCACTGCCCCAATTTTTCCAAGGTGGCAGATTGAGTTTGATCTCAATCAGCCGTTTCATCCCAGGTTAGACCTGTGTCCGTCTGTCATTAACAGAGTGTCCCTGCCTTGTTTGCTGTGTGCGATGCCGAGTATGAAGCTCAGAGTCGAACGCAGGAGGCTTCCGCCCTCGGGGGTCTCGACGAGGAGCCTTACAGAGACTTTAATTTCACTCAGCAGAAGAATTCCTGTCCAGAGCAGATGGTTGCTCTTATGTGCAGTCAAATGAACATTTCCAAATGCTGGACAAACCTGATTAAAtgcctatttatttatttttttgggacattaACATCTGCTGCATGAAGCAAATATGCAATATTGgaaatattttataaacttATTGGACTTTTctttagggtttttttttttaactgcatttctgttgctgtctgtgtctgtgccaaaACAAGGCCTCGACCTTTGTGCTCTTTATTTCCTCACTGTTCTTCGCTCTGTTTGAAGGAATCCAAATATCTACATTAGTTTGTTTGCTAATAATTTAACATTATAATCCATTTAATTCCTTTAATCTCCCTGTGAACCCCCCAGAggacatgtatgtgtgtgtgtatgtgtgtgtgtgtgtgtgtgtgtatatatattattatattatattccatGACAGAACACAGCCCATAAAGACTGCGAGGGAACACGAATCTAATCAAACGGTCCATCAAACTCACTTTGTCGCCAGCAGCATGTTTTTCCGCGTGTGCAGCTCGTTGGGGTCCGCGTGCTGCCGGTTGAGGTACTCGCTCACGGCTTTGGTGGGAAACTCCGTCTCGCAGATGTAACCGAAATCCCGGGCGAGGTGCACCGCCTCACCTGGAGGGGTCAGACACAGCCAGGGTGAATATGACGTAGGCAAACAGTACGAGTATCACAGATAATGCTTTCGAATACTTTATAATAATGATCTAATAATTCCAGGATATTATTATATGGACACTTTGTCTTTTTACGCACGGATTTTACGCAAAAACCAATCGAAATTACCCAAACCAATAATTTTTGGAAAATTAAATGTGTGAGGTAAGGAATtggctctttaaaaaaaaaaggagaaactcttttctactttttgcaagcaagaaataaaatatatttccagGACAGTGATGTAATATTAAAATtgcaaattatataaaaataagccccatgtgcaaaataaattaaagcagGGAAACAACATGGGGGGGAGTCGAGCTGCCACTTTTCACATCGATTAATTATTTAAGTTAATTAATCAAACTTGATCGTatctctccacttcctcaacactgaatatttatttctatttctggcACCGCAGCCCTGCAGCCATTTTCTTTGTAAACgcagagagacactgaggagTCGGTGTGAGGTCACGACCTTTGTGGAAATTACGCACGGTCTGATTCTGGCTGTGCGTAATTTTTTTGGTAACGTTGGAATTACATTTTAGATTCTGAACGTCGCCTCATAGGAGCGAGACAGTCTGGGTTACTTATacagtttgtgttgaatgttgATATATtgggtttgttttaattgtttggGGTCAAACACACAAGTGTTGGGGGAGTTTTGAGGAAGAAggggagaaagtgtgtgtgttttttaaacttgcaaataattaaaatctttGCAGTGTGTTGACATAAATACTGAGAACAATATTTCTGCAGATTCTGATTTGAATCACCTTCTACAAGAGACGTTAGTAATGTGACGTTGGCAGCTTTGCGTCTTCCAGCAGGTAAATTCAGTCCAATCTTCTCCAGCTTTTCCCTCAGACATTTCCCACCGTTTTTGGACTTTGCTCTGCAgcgagaaaaaaaggaaacgaAATCATTGACACTTGTGCAAATATCAGATCATGGATGTAAACATCTTAAAgaacatttaattcaaattgaTGGTTTCTGCAGAAGTAGTTGAATGACGCCTCAGCTTGTGCTCCAGAGGATTTACATGTTAAATAGGAACAAGGGGGTGAATGAGTCTCAGGGTTCACATATAGTTTCCTCGGCTCGTACCTTCTCAGCACGCCCCCCAACAGGGAGGCGTTGAGGCACTCGGGCGGGGACAGTCTCCTCTGCACCTCCCCTACGGTCACTTTGTACTTGGAGGTGGAGCTGAGCAGCGACAGGCGGCCCGGTACCGAGCAGAACACCTCGTTAATGTTGACGGTCACTCCCCCCATCAGGCCGTCCTTACCCAGCATCAGGGAGCCCATGTTCTTCAGTGGCATGGGGactggagggggggaggggggatggAGACATGATGAGTGTGCGTGTATGAGACATTTACTCAGGTGGATAAGCTTTTCaatattaaatcatttcttCTCTGCGTGCGCGCTCTCAGAGGGCGTCCCCGGCCCAATGATGCGCCCACGCGCCGGGCATTTGCTGTTATTTAATGTCGCGCGACATTCTCATTACAATATTATCGATTGTTGATTGGCTCGCGCTCCCAAATCGCATTAACCACCTCCCCGTCTCCTCTCCACGGCCGGTTTAACTCCCACCAGCGGCACTGGCTGCGCCTCCATCCCGTGCGCATTAATGCTCGCGCTAATGGCgttaaaatatgaacaaatggAAGAGGAAGCGGAGACCAGAGtcgtgcatgcgtgcgtgcgtgcgtagGGGCCAGTTGGAGGGGGGTTCTGATGGCTCCACGGGGGATAATACCGCAGATTAGCTCTAAACGAGCTCACGAGATCTCCGTGAGCGGTGCCATTTATTACATCAGCGGCTTAAATGCCCCGCGGGGAGCTCAGTCACTCCACATCCCGCTAACTAAATCACCGCACATcatcagagctgcagcctgtCAGCGACACACTGCCTGCGAGTCAATATACCGGGATCGTTAGCCCcgcgtgcccccccccccgcccacacccccacacctcaaaaaacaaaagtaaaacatggaGAAATGTCCAGTTTGAGTCTAAGTCAGGCTTCGATTCACACGTCTATAAACTGAATTATACATCATCATATTATAGCACATGTtaggaaataaatcaaaatgaaggAACCCCaagaattttgttttttaatatatatatatatatacaaataaatctaTAGACTATCTAACAATCTCAAGAAATGTTTCCAAAATTtctgtagtttaaaaaaaaattggccTTTATTCCAAAACATTGTAATTTCattgtcatattattattattgcattgGTTTGGACTGTTGAGAGtggtgctcgtgtgtgtgtgtgtgtctgtgtgcgtgtagCTACCTTTTTTAATTACTGACTGATCCAGGATGTTCGTCCCGTTGTTGTCTTCAATAGTCTGTCAGAACCAAGAGAAATACGCATCATTACGCACAGGGCTCCTCACCACATCATCCACATTGTAATAGTGCAACGAGCACGTGAAGCTAATATTTAAAGTGTCAAATGGATTTTATAACATTATGCACGtttcaaaaacagacaaaaatgacGTGTTTAAGTTTGTATCCACACAGAAATCAAATCTATGGGTGATAatcctctgctgcttcacttCATCGTGTGAAGCCTCATTCATCATCCTGCGAAATAAACTCCCTCTTTAAAACAGACGCATTCATTCCTCCACACTCgtgtattaaaatgaaaaaaaaaaaagaaaaacaagaaagattaatttgctgaaaaacaaatgtatggGAGGTTAATAAATGCACGACACGAACACGGAGAGATGAGAACGTATCGTTTGGAGGTTAAATGGCAGACGATTCGTGATGGTTGTGCCctgagggggggtgggggggggggagatgaaaTCCCACACAGCTCCAGTCTATTTCAAAAAGTCTCATCTTCACaccacagctgcagcaacacaacaaaaatctATACAGCAAAAAAGGACAGCCTTCAGATTCAATAAGAGTTTGAccagaaatataataataataataatggaataATGGTAAATTGCTCTGCAAATTAAAGTTGGTGATATCGCTGCATCCTTTCCTcctttaatatataatatatttgtatatgcaggtgagtctgagcagcagcttATTCCACATCTCAGCCTCTTCCCCTCGAACGTGTCTGAGGTGCGTTTCGCTTTGGGCCGTTTGGTTTGTGAGGctccagctgcagagagagagagagagtccaggCCTGAGGGAGCTGCTCCGGGTTCACTGACCCCAGATCGGGAGGCTCAGGGAAACATGCGGAGACAATGAGGGAGACAGCTGTCAACACTTACCGGAGAGGCTCCGTCCACTGCACCTCTGTCCACTTTATTACTTtgggtattttttttaaattcccttCTAGTCTGTTTAACTTCATCCAGACGCAGAAAAGGCGAATGGATGTTGAATTTAGAATCTGAAGTGGCCCAACTAGGAATTTAAAATACCATTACTTTCAGTGGGGATGGTCAAACTCgtgatatttgctgatataataattattttgttgtatttattttaacgATATAATAGAAATGCAGCGTTTTAATCAATTATGTGATGGACTCCGGTGGACTTGGACTCGTATAATTCCAATATCCTTAAAATCACTTTtccaaaaacaataataaattaatacataaataaagtaataataaaaaataaaataaaaaaagggtgCATTCAaccctgtgacctttgactcaCCTGAATATCCTCCATGCCGTGCAGCCCGTGCAGCAGTCCGTCCCCCATACCGGGATCCAGTCCCGGGTGCGCGGAGTGCAGCAGCACGTCCGGCCGCCGCACCCCGTAGTCCCGCCGCGGGTCCAGCCCGGACAGCTGCAGCGAGGCCCGCGGCTGGGCCAGCAGAGCCGAGCTGTCCATCCGGTCCCCGGCGGCGTCCTGCCGCTGCCGCGCGCCCCATGCGCCCTGCTGGCTCTGGTGCAGGGAGTTCAGGGAGTACGGGTCGCTCACGTGGGAGTACGGGTCCTGGCTCTGGTAGTGAGCGAGCGGCTGATACGGCGGCGGGAAGTACGGAGGCTGGAAGTCCGACGTGGGTGCATGAGACAGCGGCGGCGCGCTGGAGTACGGTCCCCCGTGCGACACCGAGCCCAGCTGGGACAGGCGCGAGCTGTGGCTCGAGACACCGTCATGCCGGTCCTTGAAGAGggtgaagagcagaggagacaaaaaGAGACGTTAACGAAATGAAAGAGCACATGGAGGCCCAGGACCACCAGGCATTTATTAGGAGTGTTGCCCGTGGTGCTGGAGCCAGAGCTGCGTAAAGGACACTGGACCAGCAGCACGAGCCTGTAGGTGAAATGTTACAGCTTAATTCAAAATCTCACAACGAAAAACCTCACAGCGAAATGTACGAATTCACCGTCTGCACTAAAGAAGCTCGGCGAGGGGCAGAGGACTCACCGCGGTGGAGTAGGAGTGAACTAACATCTGTAAAACCTCTGGTGCTGAAGCGGGCTCACGGTAAAACTGTAGCGGGCTGAAGTCGGTGTTTGGGCCGAGACAGTCAGACTCATCCCCGGGTaaagcagcgtgtgtgtgtgcagtgctcGGCCTGATGCTCCACAGATCCTCACTGAACCTTCCTCCGCCCGGAGCTGCCGCCGCTCTGACTGTGAGCACCGAGCTCCCGCCTCTACCCCCGGTAGATGCTGTAATTGTTATTCATGACTGGGACTTACAGGAATATTAATGTGCGCGAGGCAGGGGACTGGCGACACATGGAGCGTGAAGCCTCTCGCGCAACCGTGAGTGACGTTTAAATTCCGTGGAGAGCCGAGACGACGCGACGAGCAGCAGGAGATAGAAAGAGTGTGTGAAGCAGGAGAGAGCGAACAGGGTGTCAGGGGCCGTGaggaattccccccccccccccacccccccatcacTAAAATAACCGCTTTGGGGACTTTTGTGGGCGAAGTCTGACGCAAGAAAAGCACACACTCGCCCTTTGGAGACAGTTTGGCACAAACCATTTCTGAGCACACGGCTTTGACATCATAGAAAAAC includes:
- the tfap2b gene encoding transcription factor AP-2-beta isoform X1, which translates into the protein MLWKLVENVKYEDIYEDRHDGVSSHSSRLSQLGSVSHGGPYSSAPPLSHAPTSDFQPPYFPPPYQPLAHYQSQDPYSHVSDPYSLNSLHQSQQGAWGARQRQDAAGDRMDSSALLAQPRASLQLSGLDPRRDYGVRRPDVLLHSAHPGLDPGMGDGLLHGLHGMEDIQTIEDNNGTNILDQSVIKKVPMPLKNMGSLMLGKDGLMGGVTVNINEVFCSVPGRLSLLSSTSKYKVTVGEVQRRLSPPECLNASLLGGVLRRAKSKNGGKCLREKLEKIGLNLPAGRRKAANVTLLTSLVEGEAVHLARDFGYICETEFPTKAVSEYLNRQHADPNELHTRKNMLLATKQLCKEFTDLLAQDRTPLGNSRPSPILEPGIQSCLSHFSFITHGFGSPALCAALTTLQNYLNEALKGLDKMFLNNPSNNRHGDAGNKAGDKEEKQRK
- the tfap2b gene encoding transcription factor AP-2-beta isoform X2, coding for MLVHSYSTADRHDGVSSHSSRLSQLGSVSHGGPYSSAPPLSHAPTSDFQPPYFPPPYQPLAHYQSQDPYSHVSDPYSLNSLHQSQQGAWGARQRQDAAGDRMDSSALLAQPRASLQLSGLDPRRDYGVRRPDVLLHSAHPGLDPGMGDGLLHGLHGMEDIQTIEDNNGTNILDQSVIKKVPMPLKNMGSLMLGKDGLMGGVTVNINEVFCSVPGRLSLLSSTSKYKVTVGEVQRRLSPPECLNASLLGGVLRRAKSKNGGKCLREKLEKIGLNLPAGRRKAANVTLLTSLVEGEAVHLARDFGYICETEFPTKAVSEYLNRQHADPNELHTRKNMLLATKQLCKEFTDLLAQDRTPLGNSRPSPILEPGIQSCLSHFSFITHGFGSPALCAALTTLQNYLNEALKGLDKMFLNNPSNNRHGDAGNKAGDKEEKQRK